A genomic window from Candidatus Kouleothrix ribensis includes:
- a CDS encoding N-acetylmuramoyl-L-alanine amidase yields MPPMIGRRLSIPDWLAYVNGYQFGSVAPSRLVLHHTFVPTVAQWAGLRSMQNMQRFYAGKGWTSAPHIYAAPDGIWLFTPMKDIGVHAGTGNSGGTGATFWYSIGLETVGDYDRTRPSGAVWEHAKAVIGGLARRLGIAPRQLISFHRDYTNQKSCPGWAITKDWVVGEIEAWLANRPPPPPPPPGPIGTPTPDREALIEALMDESYKRRGEGYNSDWAFHQYAVQNSMGFPFGRSAPLQSGGKAYTFQPFARDTLFNEVPNWGDVRRLSDLLGGSIPPSGLGRALLEATYRAGGATFHADWVFHQYALASKLGPPLGENALVTVDGVQYSFQPFALDTLFNRVPNWSDVRRLSELAGTADPATVRLRDTLLTQTYARSGAIYHPDWAFHQLARAWNLGAPLSESYRLATGAAQYGIQVYATDTLYNIVPAWNDVRRLSQLVPALAARPAVLSMRDERPMPALGDVPTAPPAGAQAEPAPAAFHILQYSPRSATPAAFSSRSGSKIGLIVLHGDAGPAERSLAAMTAIAAGAMTHYYVASDGAIYQLLDDALAAWHAGLAEWRGRRQNINRVSLGLAIERGPAGYTEPQLRGLAWLAQTLCARYHLPAGAVLRWGDLSPRDAADLADFPWAEFIQRISVR; encoded by the coding sequence ATACCGCCCATGATAGGCCGCCGGCTCAGCATCCCCGATTGGCTGGCCTACGTCAACGGCTACCAGTTCGGCAGCGTCGCGCCCTCGCGGCTGGTGCTGCACCATACGTTTGTCCCAACCGTCGCCCAATGGGCCGGCCTGCGCTCGATGCAGAACATGCAGCGCTTCTACGCCGGCAAGGGCTGGACATCCGCGCCGCATATTTATGCCGCGCCCGACGGGATCTGGCTGTTTACGCCAATGAAAGATATCGGTGTGCATGCCGGCACCGGTAACTCGGGTGGCACCGGCGCTACATTCTGGTACTCGATCGGCCTCGAGACGGTTGGCGATTACGACCGCACGCGGCCTAGCGGCGCGGTGTGGGAGCATGCCAAGGCGGTGATCGGCGGCCTCGCGCGCCGGCTCGGCATCGCGCCGCGCCAGCTGATCTCATTCCACCGCGACTACACTAACCAGAAGAGCTGCCCCGGCTGGGCCATCACCAAAGATTGGGTGGTCGGCGAGATCGAGGCCTGGCTGGCCAACCGCCCGCCGCCGCCGCCGCCGCCGCCCGGCCCGATCGGCACGCCCACCCCCGATCGCGAGGCGCTGATCGAGGCGCTGATGGACGAGAGCTACAAGCGCCGCGGCGAGGGCTACAACAGCGATTGGGCATTTCACCAGTACGCCGTGCAGAATAGCATGGGCTTCCCATTCGGCCGCAGCGCGCCGCTCCAGTCGGGCGGCAAGGCCTACACCTTCCAGCCGTTCGCGCGCGACACATTGTTCAACGAGGTGCCTAATTGGGGCGATGTGCGCCGGCTCTCCGATCTGCTGGGCGGCAGCATCCCGCCCAGCGGGCTTGGGCGCGCGCTGCTCGAGGCCACCTACCGCGCCGGCGGGGCGACCTTCCATGCCGATTGGGTCTTTCACCAGTATGCGCTGGCCAGCAAGCTCGGCCCGCCGCTCGGCGAAAATGCGCTGGTTACGGTTGATGGCGTGCAGTACAGCTTCCAGCCGTTTGCGCTCGACACGCTGTTCAACCGCGTGCCGAATTGGAGCGATGTGCGCCGCCTGAGCGAGCTGGCCGGCACGGCCGACCCGGCTACGGTGCGGCTGCGCGACACGCTGCTGACCCAGACATACGCGCGATCCGGCGCGATCTACCACCCCGACTGGGCCTTCCACCAGCTGGCGCGGGCCTGGAACCTGGGCGCGCCGCTGTCGGAATCGTACCGGCTGGCAACCGGCGCGGCTCAGTATGGCATCCAGGTGTACGCCACCGATACGCTGTATAACATTGTGCCGGCCTGGAACGATGTGCGCCGCCTGAGCCAGCTGGTGCCGGCGCTGGCCGCGCGGCCTGCCGTGCTGTCGATGCGCGACGAGCGGCCTATGCCGGCTTTGGGCGACGTGCCCACGGCACCGCCGGCCGGCGCGCAGGCCGAGCCGGCCCCGGCCGCGTTCCATATTCTTCAGTACAGCCCGCGCAGCGCCACGCCGGCGGCCTTCAGCTCACGTAGCGGCTCGAAGATCGGGCTGATCGTGCTGCACGGCGACGCTGGCCCGGCCGAGCGCTCGCTTGCGGCGATGACGGCTATAGCCGCCGGCGCGATGACCCACTACTATGTCGCCAGCGACGGCGCGATCTACCAGCTGCTCGACGACGCGCTGGCGGCCTGGCACGCCGGCCTGGCCGAGTGGCGCGGGCGCCGCCAGAACATCAACCGCGTCAGCCTGGGCCTGGCGATCGAGCGCGGGCCAGCCGGCTATACCGAGCCGCAGCTGCGCGGGCTGGCCTGGCTGGCCCAGACGCTGTGCGCGCGCTATCACCTGCCTGCCGGCGCGGTGCTACGCTGGGGCGACCTGAGCCCGCGCGATGCGGCCGATCTGGCCGATTTCCCGTGGGCAGAGTTCATACAGCGCATCAGCGTACGCTAA
- a CDS encoding M2 family metallopeptidase has product MHTEARDLIERTTARIHPLATQYSLAQWQLATSGAPSHRDALERLGAAYTRVFTADPAEWAGIQRLYADRAALGDARLRREIDQLYRAFASAQLAPEHIDRVAALEAELAGLYTNFRGSIDGAPIANNAITTTLRESHDSEERQAAWEAGKQIGVAARASLIELVELRNHSARTLGFRDYYAKALALQEIDEAELLALLSDLEQRTREPFRALKSAIDATLAEQCRVPLAELRPWHYSDPFFQEAPRTGTADLDSLFAGQDIVALATRTFDGIGLEVRDILARSDLFERENKDQHAFCTHIDRLSDDVRVLCNIRADARWMDTMLHELGHAVYNKYLDPQLPYLLRTCAHTNTTEAIAMLMGRLATNPEWLARVRGLGAAEVREVAAAARAEQRVAQLVFLRWGLVMVHFERALYADPRRADLNALWWDLAERFQLITRPERRDQPDWAAKIHLAIAPVYYHNYILGELTASQLSQAIAARTPDHRLVDSPAAGALLRDELFALGAQLPWNETLARVTGQRLNARYFVDEFVGATRAIPLT; this is encoded by the coding sequence ATGCACACCGAGGCCCGTGATCTGATCGAGCGCACGACTGCGCGCATCCATCCACTGGCAACGCAATATAGCCTGGCCCAGTGGCAGCTGGCAACCAGCGGCGCGCCCTCGCACCGCGACGCGCTCGAGCGCCTGGGCGCGGCCTATACGCGCGTGTTCACCGCCGACCCAGCCGAGTGGGCCGGTATTCAGCGCCTGTACGCCGATCGGGCTGCGCTCGGCGATGCCCGGCTGCGCCGCGAGATCGATCAGCTGTACCGCGCCTTCGCCTCAGCCCAGCTGGCACCCGAGCATATCGACCGAGTCGCCGCGCTCGAGGCCGAGCTGGCCGGCCTGTACACCAACTTCCGCGGCAGCATCGACGGTGCGCCGATCGCCAACAACGCGATCACAACGACTCTGCGCGAGTCGCACGACTCGGAGGAGCGCCAGGCCGCCTGGGAGGCCGGCAAGCAGATCGGCGTGGCCGCGCGCGCCAGCCTGATCGAGCTGGTCGAGCTGCGTAACCACAGCGCGCGCACGCTGGGCTTCCGCGACTACTACGCCAAGGCGCTTGCGCTCCAGGAGATCGACGAGGCCGAGCTGCTCGCGCTGCTGAGCGACCTCGAGCAGCGCACGCGCGAGCCATTCCGTGCGCTGAAATCGGCGATCGACGCAACCCTGGCCGAGCAGTGCCGCGTGCCACTGGCCGAGCTGCGGCCCTGGCACTACAGCGACCCGTTCTTCCAGGAGGCGCCGCGCACCGGCACGGCCGACCTCGACAGCCTGTTCGCCGGCCAGGACATCGTGGCGCTCGCAACGCGCACATTCGACGGCATTGGCCTCGAGGTGCGCGACATCCTGGCGCGCTCGGATCTGTTCGAGCGCGAGAACAAGGATCAGCACGCCTTCTGCACGCACATCGACCGGCTGAGCGACGATGTGCGCGTGCTCTGCAATATCCGCGCCGATGCGCGCTGGATGGATACCATGCTGCACGAGCTTGGCCACGCGGTGTACAACAAGTACCTCGACCCGCAGCTGCCCTACCTGCTGCGCACCTGCGCGCATACCAACACCACCGAGGCGATCGCAATGCTGATGGGCCGGCTGGCGACGAACCCCGAGTGGCTGGCGCGCGTGCGCGGCCTCGGCGCGGCCGAGGTGCGCGAGGTGGCCGCCGCCGCACGCGCCGAGCAGCGCGTCGCGCAGCTGGTGTTCCTGCGCTGGGGCTTGGTGATGGTACACTTCGAGCGGGCACTCTACGCCGACCCGCGCCGCGCCGATTTGAACGCGCTCTGGTGGGATCTGGCCGAGCGCTTCCAGCTGATCACCCGGCCAGAGCGGCGCGACCAACCCGACTGGGCCGCGAAGATCCACCTGGCAATCGCGCCGGTGTACTACCACAACTACATCCTGGGCGAGTTGACCGCCAGCCAGCTGAGCCAGGCAATTGCCGCCCGCACCCCCGACCACCGGCTGGTCGACAGCCCGGCGGCCGGCGCGCTGCTACGCGACGAGCTGTTCGCGCTGGGCGCGCAGCTGCCCTGGAATGAGACACTCGCCCGCGTGACCGGCCAGCGCCTGAACGCGCGCTACTTCGTCGACGAGTTCGTCGGCGCAACGCGCGCAATACCGCTCACGTAG
- a CDS encoding hydantoinase B/oxoprolinase family protein — translation MKELDPITLEVLWNRLLAVVNEQQVALMRTAFSTVVRETQDLACGVFDQRGRMIAQSLTGTPGHINAMATGMRHFLAAYPPHTLAPGDVLLTNDPWQTAGQINDMTVVTPVFYGGQVIAYFASTCHAPDIGGHVLSAEAREVYEEGLRIPITRLFAAGQPNDQLLQIIRANVRTPEETVGDLYAQASSNAVGARALLQFMAEFGLDTLEPLADAIISRSERAMRDAIGALPNGTYTHQAWSDGFDQPIVLHVAVTIRGKDLEIDFAGSSPQSRWGINVVLNYTHAYASFAIKAAICPEVPHNHGAFQPVRVSAPAGSILNCREPAAVASRHIIGHFLPGLIFGALAPAMPGRLLAGSADPIWISVWRGQPGGAPEPFTFSLFQCGGMGARANKDGLSATGFPSGVAGVPAEVIEALSPLVLHRRELRADSGGAGRQRGGLGQYCLVGYRGAGAWYVSPMVDRTRYAAQGLDGGQPGALGEVVLSDGTRPQPKALLTLAPGMRVQINLPGGGGYGGAHARPAEHVLADVVSGYVSIEAAEREYGVVVRYLGTAGQLVRLPEHYAIDWEATRALRGEGCEQRA, via the coding sequence ATGAAAGAACTCGACCCGATCACGCTTGAGGTGCTGTGGAACCGGCTGCTGGCGGTGGTGAACGAGCAGCAGGTGGCGCTGATGCGCACGGCCTTCAGCACGGTGGTGCGCGAGACGCAAGACCTGGCCTGCGGCGTGTTCGACCAGCGCGGCCGCATGATCGCCCAGTCGCTCACCGGCACGCCCGGCCATATCAACGCTATGGCCACTGGCATGCGCCACTTCCTGGCAGCCTACCCGCCGCATACGCTCGCGCCCGGCGATGTGCTGCTAACCAACGACCCCTGGCAGACGGCAGGGCAGATCAATGATATGACCGTAGTGACGCCGGTGTTTTACGGCGGCCAGGTGATTGCCTATTTCGCCAGCACCTGCCACGCGCCCGACATCGGCGGCCACGTGCTCTCGGCCGAGGCGCGCGAGGTGTACGAAGAGGGCCTGCGCATCCCGATCACCAGGCTGTTCGCCGCCGGCCAGCCCAACGACCAGCTGCTGCAGATCATCCGCGCGAATGTGCGCACCCCCGAAGAGACGGTTGGCGACCTGTACGCCCAGGCATCGAGCAACGCGGTTGGCGCGCGCGCGCTGCTGCAGTTCATGGCCGAGTTCGGCCTCGACACGCTTGAGCCGCTGGCCGACGCGATCATCAGCCGCTCCGAGCGGGCCATGCGCGACGCGATCGGCGCACTGCCGAACGGTACCTACACCCACCAGGCCTGGAGCGACGGCTTCGACCAGCCGATCGTGCTGCATGTGGCCGTGACCATCCGCGGCAAGGATCTTGAGATCGATTTCGCCGGCTCGTCGCCGCAGAGCCGCTGGGGCATTAACGTGGTGCTGAACTACACCCACGCCTATGCGTCGTTTGCGATCAAGGCGGCGATTTGCCCCGAGGTGCCGCATAATCATGGCGCATTCCAGCCGGTACGCGTGTCGGCGCCGGCCGGCTCGATCTTGAACTGCCGCGAGCCGGCGGCGGTGGCCTCGCGCCATATCATCGGGCACTTCCTGCCTGGCCTGATCTTCGGCGCGCTGGCCCCGGCCATGCCCGGCCGGCTGCTGGCCGGCAGCGCCGACCCGATCTGGATCAGTGTGTGGCGCGGCCAGCCCGGCGGCGCACCCGAGCCGTTCACCTTCAGCCTGTTCCAGTGCGGCGGCATGGGCGCGCGCGCCAACAAAGATGGCCTGAGCGCAACCGGGTTCCCGAGCGGCGTGGCCGGCGTGCCGGCCGAGGTGATCGAGGCGCTGTCGCCGCTGGTGCTGCATCGCCGCGAGCTGCGCGCCGACTCGGGCGGCGCCGGCCGGCAGCGCGGCGGCCTCGGCCAGTATTGCCTGGTGGGCTATCGCGGCGCGGGGGCCTGGTATGTTTCGCCGATGGTCGACCGCACGCGCTACGCCGCCCAGGGCCTGGATGGCGGGCAGCCCGGCGCGCTGGGCGAGGTGGTTCTGAGCGATGGCACGCGCCCGCAGCCGAAGGCGCTTCTTACGCTCGCGCCGGGCATGCGCGTGCAGATCAACCTGCCCGGCGGTGGCGGCTACGGCGGCGCGCATGCGCGCCCGGCCGAGCACGTGCTGGCCGATGTGGTCAGCGGCTACGTGTCGATCGAGGCGGCCGAGCGCGAATATGGCGTGGTGGTGCGCTACCTTGGCACTGCCGGCCAGCTGGTGCGCCTGCCCGAGCACTACGCGATCGATTGGGAGGCCACGCGCGCGCTACGCGGGGAGGGCTGCGAACAGCGCGCGTGA
- a CDS encoding hydantoinase/oxoprolinase family protein: MQSNQRLRVGVDIGGTFTDLIIVDEASGAFAIGKTLTTPADPSQAIEAGLADTLARAGATPADLRQIIHGTTLVTNAIIERKGARTALLATQGFRDAIEIGREHRYDLYDLMLELPQPLVPRYLRFDVPQRTLADGTTLEELDEGYVERLARELAAAGIEALAIAFLNSFAHPTAEQQARAAVLRAAPHMRVSISSDIVPEIREFERTSTTIANVYVQGRVERYVRELEARLARNGFGGSLLLMLSRGGVATVDTAVRFPVRLLESGPAAGVLAAAHFGGAAGYANLLSFDMGGTTAKFAIVERGRPLIAHDFEVDRRYRFKKGSGLPIKTPVIEMIEIGAGGGSIARVNALGLLNVGPDSAGAEPGPVCYGRGGIEPTVTDADLVLGYLDPAFFLGGGMALDLNAARQAIDQRVARPLGLSIEQAAWGIHQIVNESMAGAARVHALERGQDPRGLPVFAFGGAGPVHGQRVAAALGAPALIMPFGAGVLSAAGFLAAPLAFDFVRSAPGRLDTLDWARANMLLAEMQAEGRALLADAGVPAEQVRYERMAEMRYVGQGHEISVALPDAPLGPAHRPVLQAAFEAEYVRLYGRLGPPVPLELITWRVVASGPAPTLRLVVSGGGGGNAAAARKGVRPAYFPELGGMAATPVYDRYALGPGAELAGPAIVEERESTLVVGPGARCRVDDGWNLIVEF; this comes from the coding sequence ATGCAATCAAACCAGCGCCTCCGCGTAGGAGTCGATATTGGCGGCACATTCACCGACCTGATCATCGTCGACGAGGCCAGCGGCGCGTTCGCGATCGGCAAGACGCTGACCACCCCAGCCGACCCGTCGCAGGCGATCGAGGCTGGCCTGGCCGACACACTGGCGCGCGCGGGCGCGACGCCGGCCGACCTGCGCCAGATCATCCATGGCACCACACTGGTGACGAACGCGATCATCGAGCGCAAGGGCGCGCGCACAGCACTGCTGGCGACCCAGGGCTTCCGCGATGCAATCGAGATCGGCCGCGAGCACCGCTACGACCTATACGACCTGATGCTCGAGCTGCCGCAGCCGCTGGTGCCGCGCTACCTGCGCTTTGATGTGCCGCAGCGCACCCTGGCCGACGGCACCACGCTCGAAGAGCTAGACGAGGGGTACGTCGAGCGGCTGGCGCGCGAGCTGGCGGCGGCCGGGATCGAGGCGCTGGCGATTGCATTTCTGAACAGCTTCGCCCACCCAACCGCCGAGCAGCAGGCCCGCGCGGCGGTGCTGCGCGCCGCGCCGCACATGCGCGTGTCGATCTCGTCGGACATCGTGCCCGAGATTCGTGAGTTCGAGCGTACCTCGACCACGATCGCGAATGTGTATGTGCAAGGCCGGGTCGAGCGCTATGTACGCGAACTGGAGGCCCGGCTGGCGCGCAATGGCTTCGGCGGCAGCCTGCTGCTCATGCTCTCGCGCGGCGGCGTCGCCACCGTCGATACGGCGGTGCGCTTCCCGGTGCGCCTGCTCGAGAGCGGCCCGGCTGCGGGGGTGCTGGCCGCCGCACATTTCGGCGGCGCGGCCGGCTATGCCAACCTGCTCTCGTTCGATATGGGCGGCACCACCGCCAAGTTTGCGATTGTCGAGCGTGGCCGGCCATTGATCGCGCACGACTTCGAGGTCGATCGGCGCTACCGCTTCAAGAAAGGCTCGGGGCTGCCGATCAAGACGCCGGTGATCGAGATGATCGAGATCGGCGCGGGCGGCGGCTCGATCGCGCGCGTCAACGCGCTTGGGCTGCTGAACGTTGGCCCCGACTCGGCCGGAGCCGAGCCAGGGCCGGTGTGCTATGGCCGTGGTGGGATTGAGCCGACCGTGACCGACGCCGACCTGGTGCTGGGCTACCTCGACCCGGCGTTCTTCCTGGGTGGCGGTATGGCGCTCGATCTGAACGCGGCGCGGCAGGCGATCGACCAGCGCGTGGCACGACCGCTGGGCCTGTCGATCGAGCAGGCTGCCTGGGGCATCCACCAAATTGTGAACGAAAGCATGGCTGGTGCGGCGCGGGTGCATGCGCTTGAGCGCGGCCAGGATCCGCGCGGGCTGCCGGTGTTCGCGTTTGGTGGGGCCGGCCCGGTGCATGGCCAGCGTGTAGCAGCCGCGCTAGGCGCGCCGGCGCTGATCATGCCATTTGGGGCCGGCGTGCTGAGCGCAGCCGGCTTCCTGGCCGCACCGCTTGCGTTCGACTTTGTGCGCTCGGCGCCTGGCCGGCTCGATACGCTCGACTGGGCGCGCGCCAACATGCTGCTGGCCGAAATGCAGGCCGAGGGGCGCGCACTGCTGGCCGATGCGGGCGTGCCGGCCGAGCAGGTGCGCTACGAGCGTATGGCCGAGATGCGCTACGTCGGCCAGGGCCACGAGATTAGCGTGGCGCTGCCGGATGCGCCGCTCGGCCCCGCCCACCGCCCGGTGCTACAGGCCGCGTTCGAAGCCGAATATGTGCGCCTCTATGGCCGGCTCGGCCCGCCGGTGCCGCTCGAACTGATCACCTGGCGGGTGGTGGCCAGCGGGCCGGCGCCCACGCTGCGGCTGGTGGTTTCGGGCGGTGGCGGCGGCAACGCCGCAGCGGCTCGCAAAGGCGTGCGGCCGGCCTACTTCCCCGAGCTAGGCGGCATGGCCGCCACGCCGGTGTACGACCGCTACGCGCTGGGGCCGGGCGCCGAGCTGGCCGGGCCGGCGATCGTCGAGGAGCGCGAGTCGACCCTGGTGGTTGGCCCTGGCGCACGCTGCCGGGTCGATGATGGATGGAATTTGATTGTTGAATTTTGA
- a CDS encoding response regulator — protein sequence MPEQPARNPAIILVEDEPDILIILHRLMRDLTGGYDIVTVNGGAQALAQIALRPVPLVITDYNMPGMNGLQLTDAIKETSPDTRVVLITAYATPELEKRAREHRVDHYLPKPFPLERLEQIVRDVLR from the coding sequence ATGCCCGAACAACCAGCCCGTAACCCAGCGATCATTCTCGTCGAGGACGAGCCGGACATTCTGATCATCCTGCACCGCCTGATGCGCGACCTAACCGGCGGCTACGATATTGTGACAGTCAACGGCGGCGCGCAGGCACTGGCGCAGATTGCGCTGCGCCCGGTTCCGCTGGTGATTACCGACTACAACATGCCGGGGATGAATGGGCTACAGCTCACCGACGCGATCAAGGAGACCTCGCCCGACACACGTGTGGTGCTAATCACCGCGTATGCGACCCCCGAGCTCGAGAAGCGCGCGCGCGAGCATCGTGTCGATCACTACCTGCCCAAGCCGTTCCCGCTCGAGCGCCTTGAGCAGATTGTCCGCGATGTGCTGCGCTAA
- a CDS encoding GAF domain-containing protein, translated as MAHLSAAETELTRFTNQFAAELTQARALDQGVRCCMAALDAQFGPRAAQLVWGLGSSARNLGATHAPIATPAAHELALLHDGKPALHTLAGQVVACYMPLRARGELLGWIYLDQPLWADESAGQLAMIAAQAAPTLAMLDGAARRDDRVAQLHTLNEIGRLLSGVLDLDTLLAAIYDATQRLVDAPVFFISFYHQASDELELAYMVQDGVRQDRHERWPSNIGLAGVVVSERQPLHTHEYADECRRRSVRPRPFDVLTNIHAWLGVPLIANDRLIGVMSISSHRADYRYSTEHVELLVTIAAQAAVAIENARLYQHSERQARQLATLNRIGRTLSSSLDPERVPALIIAQVTELLDAEEASLMLVDQPTGELVFAYTTGPIGSSLLGRRLPRGAGLAGYVAEHGRSVIVNDVQQDTRFDDRTDKTTGFVTRTLLAVPLRGVGGVQGVIEALNPRHGGHFTAEDKQLLEALADQAVIALENARRFAQVDQALARRAQELVGTNAQLQHSLRSLTALNGLGMAINTTLRSADEIFGMTARGIVEISGALGACVLLDEGERLRAAVQIGPTLPQTPELAAQVRQGIAGGRPEVQPAPPALARVGVRGVLLVPLRATQRTLGGICVYYGEAQPDPTDRETVVLFATQAAVAVESIELFNAVRSGRDQMASILASTREGIMLLTPDAQVAIANAALHQLCRLPASLPQNISVAQFLDRWSQVTTYLPEQSLALRRALDMVMAGRESFASGELNELSADARSIEWTLLTALRSGGSSGGALLVLRDITEAKESERLRHDLTNMIVHDLRSPLSSVMASIELMQKGVAGELAKTQRNVMNIAYSSATQMLTMINALLDVSRLEAGRMPVNLRASAAQPLIERAVASLSSLADEQSVQMKCAVANDLPAVLVDGELIVRVLQNLLGNALKFSGHGSAITIRAYPTPPTGQAAPSVTCAVADQGIGIAPQDQEKIFAKFSQIGERRGGTGLGLTFCKLVVEAHGGRIWVESAREVGSTFFFTLPTAPAP; from the coding sequence ATGGCCCATCTTTCGGCAGCCGAAACTGAACTGACGCGTTTCACCAACCAGTTCGCCGCCGAGCTAACCCAAGCGCGGGCGCTCGATCAGGGTGTACGCTGCTGCATGGCGGCACTCGACGCGCAATTCGGCCCACGCGCGGCCCAGCTTGTCTGGGGGCTGGGCAGCAGCGCGCGCAACCTTGGCGCCACACACGCGCCGATCGCCACACCGGCTGCCCACGAGCTGGCGCTGCTGCACGACGGCAAGCCGGCGCTGCATACCCTGGCCGGCCAGGTGGTAGCCTGCTATATGCCGCTGCGCGCGCGCGGCGAGCTGCTGGGCTGGATCTACCTCGACCAGCCGCTGTGGGCCGATGAGAGCGCCGGGCAGCTGGCCATGATCGCGGCGCAGGCTGCGCCAACGCTCGCAATGCTCGACGGCGCCGCACGCCGCGATGATCGGGTTGCCCAGCTACACACGCTCAATGAGATCGGGCGCTTGCTCAGCGGCGTGCTCGATCTCGACACACTGCTTGCGGCGATCTACGACGCAACCCAACGGCTGGTCGACGCGCCGGTGTTCTTCATTTCGTTCTACCACCAGGCCAGCGACGAGCTTGAGCTGGCGTATATGGTTCAGGATGGCGTGCGCCAGGATCGGCACGAGCGCTGGCCGTCGAACATCGGCCTGGCCGGCGTGGTGGTGAGCGAGCGCCAGCCGCTGCACACCCACGAGTACGCCGACGAGTGCCGCCGCCGCAGTGTGCGCCCGCGGCCATTCGATGTGCTCACCAACATCCACGCCTGGCTGGGCGTGCCGCTGATCGCAAACGATCGGCTGATCGGCGTGATGTCGATCAGCAGCCACCGCGCCGATTATCGCTATAGCACCGAGCATGTCGAGCTGCTGGTGACGATCGCCGCCCAGGCGGCAGTGGCGATCGAGAACGCACGCCTGTACCAGCATAGCGAGCGCCAGGCCCGCCAGCTGGCGACACTCAACCGGATCGGCCGCACACTCTCCTCGTCGCTCGATCCCGAGCGCGTGCCGGCGCTGATTATCGCGCAGGTGACCGAGCTGCTCGACGCCGAGGAGGCTTCGCTCATGCTGGTCGATCAGCCCACCGGCGAGCTAGTGTTTGCCTACACCACCGGCCCGATCGGCTCGAGCTTGCTCGGCCGCCGCCTGCCGCGTGGCGCCGGCCTGGCCGGCTATGTCGCCGAGCACGGCCGCTCGGTGATCGTCAACGATGTCCAACAAGATACACGCTTCGATGATCGCACCGACAAGACCACCGGCTTTGTGACGCGTACGCTGCTGGCTGTGCCGCTGCGCGGCGTCGGCGGCGTGCAGGGCGTGATCGAGGCGCTCAACCCGCGCCACGGCGGCCATTTCACAGCCGAAGATAAGCAATTGCTCGAGGCATTGGCCGATCAGGCCGTGATCGCGCTCGAGAACGCCCGCCGCTTCGCCCAGGTCGACCAGGCGCTGGCCCGGCGCGCCCAAGAGCTGGTGGGTACCAATGCGCAGCTGCAGCATAGCCTGCGCAGCCTGACCGCGCTGAACGGACTGGGCATGGCGATCAATACAACCTTGCGCAGCGCCGACGAGATCTTCGGCATGACCGCGCGCGGTATTGTCGAGATCAGCGGCGCGCTGGGCGCGTGCGTGCTGCTCGACGAAGGCGAGCGCTTGCGGGCCGCCGTGCAGATCGGCCCAACCCTGCCGCAAACGCCCGAGCTGGCCGCGCAGGTACGCCAGGGCATCGCCGGTGGCCGCCCCGAGGTGCAGCCGGCCCCGCCGGCACTGGCGCGCGTGGGCGTGCGCGGCGTGCTGCTGGTGCCGCTGCGCGCCACCCAGCGCACCCTCGGTGGTATCTGCGTCTATTATGGCGAGGCCCAGCCCGACCCGACCGACCGCGAGACGGTGGTGCTGTTTGCCACCCAGGCGGCGGTGGCGGTCGAGAGTATCGAGCTGTTTAATGCCGTACGCAGCGGTCGCGACCAGATGGCGTCGATTCTGGCGTCGACGCGCGAGGGGATCATGCTATTGACCCCCGACGCGCAGGTGGCGATTGCCAACGCGGCCCTGCACCAGCTCTGCCGCCTGCCTGCCAGCCTGCCGCAAAATATCAGCGTTGCGCAGTTCCTCGATCGCTGGTCGCAGGTCACTACCTATCTGCCCGAGCAGTCGCTCGCACTGCGCCGCGCGCTCGACATGGTTATGGCCGGCCGCGAGTCGTTTGCCAGTGGCGAGCTGAACGAGCTCAGCGCTGACGCGCGCTCGATCGAGTGGACGCTGCTAACGGCGCTGCGCAGCGGCGGCAGCTCGGGCGGTGCGCTGCTGGTGCTGCGCGACATCACCGAGGCCAAGGAGTCCGAGCGGCTACGGCACGACCTTACGAACATGATCGTGCATGATCTACGCAGCCCGCTCTCGAGCGTGATGGCCTCGATCGAGCTGATGCAGAAGGGCGTGGCCGGCGAACTGGCCAAAACACAGCGCAATGTGATGAATATCGCCTACTCGAGCGCGACCCAGATGCTGACCATGATCAATGCGCTGCTCGATGTCAGCCGGCTCGAGGCCGGGCGCATGCCGGTGAACCTGCGCGCCAGCGCGGCCCAGCCACTGATTGAGCGCGCGGTGGCAAGCCTGTCGTCGCTGGCCGACGAGCAGTCTGTTCAGATGAAGTGCGCGGTCGCGAACGACCTGCCGGCCGTATTGGTCGATGGCGAGCTGATCGTGCGGGTGCTGCAGAACCTGCTGGGCAATGCGCTGAAGTTTAGCGGCCACGGCAGTGCGATCACGATTCGTGCCTACCCGACGCCGCCTACGGGCCAGGCCGCGCCGTCCGTCACATGCGCGGTGGCCGATCAGGGGATTGGCATTGCGCCGCAGGATCAAGAGAAGATCTTCGCCAAATTCAGCCAGATCGGCGAGCGGCGCGGCGGCACTGGCCTGGGGTTGACCTTCTGCAAGCTGGTGGTCGAGGCCCACGGCGGCCGGATCTGGGTCGAGAGTGCGCGTGAGGTGGGCAGTACCTTCTTCTTTACGCTGCCGACCGCCCCTGCGCCGTGA